Genomic window (Salvelinus fontinalis isolate EN_2023a chromosome 3, ASM2944872v1, whole genome shotgun sequence):
ggatgggtgTAAACTGTAGCTACTTATTTCCCTTCATAGTTTGTTTGCCTAAACATTACCATCATCCACAtgccaattattattattttttacccaAATGTGCTTTTTTGTGTCAGCAATTGGACATTGCTCTTTCGGGGGGCTAGTTACCCCATATTACTCTAtagtctctagtctctagtcacATGCACATATTATGGTTTGCATGTAACCGTGCTCACTGACAGTGTAGCACTATAGCAGTAGCTTGTTAAAATGGCCAATGAAGAAAACGTATTGAATTTGAACAATTTCAGACAGCGGTCACtaattaaaatataattttaaCTGTTATTCAAAGCAgcgcttttattttgaaggcacaaAACCGGAAGTCATTGTTTTATTActaccagcagcagcagcagcagcagcaggcagTAAACGTTTAGAAAATTCGAATCATTTCAGCAAGAACAGTAGAGGGGCAAAGTCAACTCCGAGATCTCTGAGCTAGTAACTAGCTCTATGTTCATTTCGAGACGGTAAGAAATATTGATTATGTTGCGTTTTATACATGTTCTAAAGGTTTTAGAAGAGCAGTAACGTTAAGACAGGCCGTGCTATATCAATAATATAGTCACAGGAAAATGGCGTCGGGACACCCATTTACCTGTGACTATATTCATCATATTGCACGGTCGTATGTGTACTACTATGAAACGTGTACAACATCTCGCTTAAAAataacaatttaaaaaaacgaATATTCTTTTTTATTATTAATCTGCCCACTGGAGAGCGCGTTTGCTAGACCTAGAACTGTTCAAAACAAAGACCTTGTTGCTATGCTACAAAAGCATGGGATGttttcactaggaaccaaacgggAGGGGCCTACCTGAATTCGTCCAATAGAAACTGTAGTTTTTGTTGTAAAACGTTtcccgttgcaaaacgttttttacagttatgactgctgaatacacCCCAAATGTTGCTGGCTGCTAACAGTCTTCTTCATTTTTCGTTTGTTAGAATTTTTTTCCATTGTCTTTTATTAGGATATCCTATCCTAGGACCTATGTGATGTGTACCTTTGCCTGGTTCAGTTGGATGTCAGTGCTCTGCCCAGCTACCGAATAGCTTGCAGACTTGCTATCTAATTTGTAGTTTTATATTTGCCAGTTAGCTGACGTTACCCTGGACTGAAGTTAGAACCCCCTGCCCAGTTACTGTGTTGCCTTTttacagtatttacctggcttgTTAGCTAGATGGCTAACTATCTAGCTAATTGTGGTAGTTGGCATGGCTAAACTGCTTATAATTTCTCTCTTCAGATTTTAAAAGGGATGAaatgtcaggatcactgtgtATACAGTGTCAGACACAAGCCACTGTGTTTAGTAAGACCTGCAACAGTTGTTTCTTTAACCATCCAAAAGAGAAGAAGTTGTTACAAGCAATGAAGAAGTATGATTACGAATGGGGACACAATGATTGCGCCCATTATAATAATAGCTCTCAGATATTGACTTCCACAAAAGTATTGGTAAGTGTTCCCCCTCCCCATGTAACAATGTTAAAcaataataatattttttaaaGTCTAGGCTAACTACTACTTTAAATCTGAatgtctgattctgtgtttcaGCTCTACAAATTACACACTCTAGGATTTGTTCCCCTTCTCCTGCTTGGAAAAAGGAGACCGGGAACAAAACATATCGATATGGATTCCTTTTGCCCTCACCCCCAAGTCATAAAAGAAACGGGCTCTATTGAAACATTGAGAAACATTTATTTAGGTCTTCTGAATGGTAAGTGTACCTCGTGTTCCATGTTTttccttttttaaatattttctttTAGAAGGATTTTCTTTTACAATTTATTACTCAAACTCAGCTGCCAGACAAAGTAGAATATTGCATCAAGGaaagattcacccattttgaatgtcaTATTGTATTTGTGCATCTTTGAGTGACGTTTTGTCAATTCCCagggtcatttcatgttttcatgtgtatttGAGCTATGCAATATGACGATATAACGTTAGAAATCTGTGAATATTCTCTTTTAAGTGACGACAATTTGACAGTTACAATAACCGTTCATAATCTCTATCCAGAAACGGAAACGaagttttgatttgatttattaggatccccccCCATTAGCCaacgccaatggcgacagctagtcttactgggatccgacacataacgaaaaaaACATTAcatacaaaatactttacaatttacatacgtTTATTGGGAAGTCTGTTGGAGGAATAGTCTTGTAAAAACAAATATTTCCCATGTTTATGGTGTCAATAATTTTTGCTATCCATCTCCGGAAGCAAGGGTGACTTGCGTTCTGTGATTTTTTTTTGAGGGGGGCAGCCACCATACCAAACATCAGagcctgttgttcctccatagGGATGATTTTAAAACAGTCTCTGAGCCGCCGAAGAGAGCAAGTTCTGGGTCAGGTTCAATGGCCCTCTCATATACTTTTTGAATACCACAAAAGTCATGAACCCTCTGAGGCTTTACATCTGTCACACAGTGGGAAGACCTGGGGGTAAATTCTATGTAGTTTTGTAAAGTATGCATTACTTTGTATCAATTGATATCTGTCATTGATGGAACAAGAGTGAAATTCTAGACAGGGCTTCTCCCCAGATATCATTTGAGATCTCAATATTTAACTCTTTAGCTACCCTAGGTCTCCTTGGGGTGACTAGTAGAGGCTTCCGTATAGTTAGAGGAAaaaggagacagactgtgagacGAGGTGTTTTGATTTGGGAGGGAACTTTAGCGGGGAGTAAAATAAATGTTGTACAGGGAGGGGAGAGTTTCAAAATGTTTAATCTTCCCTTCGTGTCTTACGTGTAAATGGCATAAGAAATGGGAGAGTTCAAATGTGTTCTGTAACTGGTTGAATGATGCAAATTGCTTATTTATATGTTCTAATGTGACCACTCCCTTCTCCCCCCCACTCAACAAATACCTTATCAGACCTGGATGgaacaaaataataattaaaacatatTGATGTGTATACAGAGGTATTAGGCACTATAAACACATTTCTCAAAAGAAAGGTATTGCCTGTCAGTTTGTTTAGGCACTCTGCgttgctcccaagtggcgcagcggtctaaggcacttcatcttagtgctagaggcgtcactacagcccctggttcgaTTCTTGGTTCAATCCcgagctgtatcacaactggccgtgatcgggagtaccatagtgcggcgcacaattggcccagcatcgtccgggttaagggaggtGTTTGGATGGGGTAGGCCGGcgttttaaataagaatttgttcttaactgacttgcctagttaaataaataaaaatatatattttttaaaatgcaTGGCTGGAAGAGAGGATTTTGTTGCGGTTTTGACTTCAATATTTAGCCACAGGGGGGCATTAGTGCCCAATTTATCAGCCCAGTATTAATGTTTTAAAGATTGGTAGGCCTACGCCGACATTTTCCTTGGGCTTTTGTAAGTGAGCTTTACAAATACGATGGGGTTTGTTACCCCAGGCAAATTACATGAATGTGGAGTCCAatgtttaaaataaaaaaaatgaagagGTAAGAAAAGATTAAAGGAACCTGGGAAGAGAAACCATTTTTTATGGCATTAATGAACCccatgtatagtcagtattcTCCAGATCTCTatgttttgtttagtctttgtaaCCAGCTCACTGTAGTTAAGCTTGAAGATGAGCTTTCGGTTTCTCGGTAGTGTACCTCATGTTTCTTTATTTGACATGGAAATAAAAGCTTCTGATGCTCATTGTAGTGATTATTTGAAtaactatcattctttataaTGCAGTCACACTCGGCACTGAGTCCCAATGTCAGTGCTCCCCAGTGTCTCCAGAGCCCGACGGGACCCCCGCACCAGCTGAGGCAGAGGGAGCACCTACAACAGTCGATCCTGTGGGAACCTCTGCATCGACAGAGCTACACAGAATACCCATCTCCATCCAACTGAACGTAATACCCACACCAACAGAAACGGGCATACCCAACACACTAATCAATCCAATGGGAACCCCTACAACTATCAATCCAATGGGAACCCCTACAACTATCAATCCAATGGGAACCCCTACAACTATCAATCCAATGGGAACCCCTACAACTATCAATCCAGCGGGAACCCCTACAACTATCAATCCAGCGGGAACCCCTACAACTATCAATCCAGCGGGAACCCCTACAACTATCAATCCAGCGGGAACCCCTACAACTATCAATCCAGCGGGAACCCCTACAACTATCAATCCAGCGGGAACCCCTACAACTATCAATCCAGCGGGAACCCCTACAACTATCAATCCAGTGGTATTCCCGGCACCAACCAAGCGAGACGGAATCCCCATATCTTTACAACTGAACCTAATCCCCACACCAACAGAGCCAGGCAAACCCTCCACACCAGCCAATCCAGTGGGAATCCCTACACCAGCCAATCCAGTGGGAATCCCTACACCAGCCAATCTAGTGGGAACTCCTACAGCAATTGATCCATCAGGAACTCCTTCACCAACTATGCCAGACGGAATTCCCACATCCATCAGCCTGAACAAAATCACCACACTAACAGAGCCAGGCAAACACTCCACGTCAACCAAAACATTGGGAACCCCTTCACCAATGAATTCAGTGGGAACCCCTGCACCAGCCGAGCTAGACGGACTCCCCACACCAACAGACCCAGGCAAACCCTCCACACCAACCAAGCTAGATGGAATCCCCACATACATCTGCCTGAACGGAATCCCCACATCCATCTGCATGAACGGAACCCCCACACCAATACAGCCCAAAATCCCCAGACCAATACAGCCCAAAATCCCCAGACCAATACAGCCCAAAATCCCCTCACCAATACAGCCAGGCAAACCCTCCACACAAAACAATCCAGTGGGAACCCCTACACCAATTGATGAAACCTCTGACTCCTCTGAGCCCCAGGACCAAGAAATGCAAAGGTCAAAAAGAAAAATGTGGAGAGGTAAGCATTAGGAGCCGGTTTCCCTGACACAGAGTAATCCGGGCCTAAAAAGCATGCTCGATTGGGAATCTCTAatgaaagtgctttttagtccTGGATAAGGAAAGAGGCTTGATTTATTTTGAAGGAAAAAAATGTCACATTGTATATTAGTAGTTCTCACCCGTGTGCCATTTATCACACAGATGGAGATCTAATCGAAGCTGAAGACAGTGCAACCACTCAAGCACAAAAGAGAATAAAAACCACAGGTATAACTGgtatattttaatttatttagGCTTAAGGTTCTGTACAATCAAAGTCTACAATTTTGTATTGTGCCACATTGTCTTGGTGATGTAAAATGCATCATATGTTGCAAAACACATCATGGTGATGTGGCACAAGACACTTTGCTATATCTTgacaacttgattgctgacatgcaaaacattttggaactgtatcaacagtgcaccaatgaagaagaaaaaataacCCCTAAACATTTGAGTGGATTATTCAATTAATACTATAACTGGAGCTGAAACATAAAATAAGGATTGTATCAATAATTTGCTAAATAGCTTTGACATGTAGATTATAAAATTGACATTTTCATTTACAACAATATTAAATAGTTTTACGGTCCTGTGTTTTTAAGCTTTCAAATGATATTAAAAACAAACGTATTATCTTTATTAGTGACAGATATGGGTATTTCATGATAGACTGGGGGGGTCCAAAATGGGCAAACTGAGCACCTCTATCCACTGTGGTTGGTCATTCAGGTCCAATATTCACATCCTCATTTCTACTATGAGCATGTATAGAAAGTTTGATTTCAATACAAAAAGGTGATTTTGAATTAATATGGAATAACCTCAAGGCTACTTCATCACTTTCACTCTTAAAAAGTATCACCACAGACAAAATATACCAGATACGTCATTCACTGGTGGTATAAATCTGAAGCATCCGTTTAGAACTTCCACTCACCACCAATATGGTGAGAAGAATATGCAGTATCTtgagagcagaattttttttttgcaCTCGCTGCAGACGGCTATATCACTCTGCTAATGCATGACTAGTAAAGGGCAGTGCACACttattttttaaacctttaaTTTCGATTAAAATATTTTCTCtattcagatttttcaggggATGCTGTCTGACAGACTCCATGAATGGATGACAATTTAGTTTTTTTGGTAttgtttcctagaaacaagggtggctcatATGATCgatttggctcaacttaccccactctcccctgcaCTAAATGTTGTAGACTTGATGCTTTgccaaagaaaaaaaagaaagttgtTTAGAAGGAGTCCAAGGGCGAATTGAGTTCTTGCGCACGCACACACTTCCCTaacagaaatatgcaaatacatgacAAAATGCGCCAATAGTATCTTGCTAGCTCGTGCTTAGCTCTGCCCATGTgctgcttgttctgcccactgtgCTTAATTTACTCTCATTGTAACCAACGCAGATGAAGACTTTTGGGTTAGTTAAAAGTATATTTGGTATCACTGTGCATTATTTACATTCTGTAACATTGTAACTAACATTGTAACGGCTACCCAATAGATGAATTTGCaaacataacatttgatttatttgatcTGTTTGTAGAAGAGTGGCTGAACATGGATACGGATAGGCCCACGGTGTCAAGACATGCAGAGGTAGACACTGAAGTATTAGATCAGCTAGAAAAACACAAAGGTAATTGATTTCACTCTAAAAGGTATCACTGTGTGCATTATTTACGTTCTGCAACATTGtaaaggcgtccgcatgcttcccagccaaaacagttcggaagagtttgtgacctttttgtttgttttggacttCGGTGAGGGTTTTTTCAGCTGTTCGGGGGCTTTTTTTTTTCTTACGGCAAGCCGCAGTTCGTAgctgaagtctacgccccttcggtgattggtcaacaataGGGATTCTTCAGTAAAGTATTTTTTTGTCATTCACGAGAAACGACTCGTTTTGATGCAAATCTTTTCAttaagaaatactgcaccaaatgtcttagttagatgtaaaattgtgaGACTAAGATCTCTGCAAAAACATCAAAATGAATGAGATTTCTTGAGGTATTTTAGATTCAGTCTGACTGTTTTGAGGAAGcgtatactggctacggcgtctcaaaatggacaaacagtactgttGCCGTGTTTTCTCGTTTTTCAAGCAAAGGtcattttaagggagtatgcaagcACTCTAGTTCGGTTCGCCTAGCcaccagccgaactgaagcatgctgatgcCTTAACAAAACATTGTCAGAGTTATCCCATGGATGAATTTGCGAACATAACATTTTATTAATTTGATCTGTTCATAGAAGAGTGTCTGAACATGGATACGGATAGGCCCACGGTGTCAAGACATGCAGAGGTCGACACTGAAGTATTAGATCAACTAGAAAAAAGCAGCATTGTACAGGCAACCAACAAGCAAACTTTGTGGGCTATAAACTGCTTCAAGGACTGGCTGGCAGAGAAACAGATGATAGTGGATTTTTCAACCattgaaaaatctgaaatgaaTGTGCTCTTGCGAGATTTTTACTGTTCTGTTCGAAGGGGTAAAGGTGGGGAGTATTGTATCCCGAGCTATATCGGAATCCGGGCTGGCGTGAACAGATTCATTAACCTCCCTCCCCTTAGCAGAGCCTGGTGCTTGATGAAGGACAGTGAGTTTACCTCCTCTAATAATGTATTTATTGGAGTACTAAAGAAAATCAGACGAGAGGGCAGGGACAAAACTACCCATCCCAAGGTGATTAAAGCACAAGaccttgagattcttcaaaactCTACTGTGCTAAGCCCCTACACACCCAGAGGACTAGTGAACAAAGTGTGGTTTGATATCCAGTTACACTTTGGCCCCAGAGGAAAGGAGGGCAATAGGCGGCTAACGCCACAGTCGTTTGTAATAAAGCACGATGAAAACGGAGCAAAATATGCAACGATGACTTCCAACGAGGAAAGACCGAACCATAAAGATGCAGAAGAGCAGAACTGGCAGAATCGCTGTGGAATCATGTTCCAGAACCCTGGTAGTCACCTCTGTCCAGTCGCCTCCTTGGAGAAGTATCTGAGCAAGATCCCGTCAGATGCCACCGCCTTCTACCTCCATCCTAAGAAGATGGTCATCACCAGTGACAGCATATGGTATAGCCAGGAGCCAATGGGGTTCAATTACCTTTCATCAATGCTGCCCCGACTGTGCCAGGTTTGCTTTTTTTCTAGCAAATTCCGTAACATAATTACGTAACATTTGAATATTCGCTAAATAGCTAAGTTGTACTCCTAACTCAACCTGTTGTTGATAATTGGCTGACTTATCTATCACtcgctttctttttctctctctaggaggctGGTACATTGGAAAAGTACACAAACAACTGCTTGCGATCTTTGCGCGAGATCATGTCTGTCAGCAGACTGATAGTTCCTTGAAAAGTTATTGAAAACCTTCAATGGACAACAGAAAGAGATATCAAATAGGCTCACTGTGAGTCAAGGCAGTAACGCACTTCAGTTTTACTTCCTACCAGTGACATCGTTTTGGTCTTCTACACAAATGGAGAGCTTGACAAGATATACAGTCCTCACCATTTCTATTTGGACTATGTATTTTGACACTGAGgctattattgacattttttgctCTATATTCCAGCATTTTGTATTTTAAGATGAATGAGGCGACAGTCCAGAATTTAACCTTTTAAATTTAGATTATGTTTTAGGTATAGATTTTGTTTTGCGCTGAGACTTTATTTTTCAGAATTGTGGAGCCTTTTAAGCTTTCTTTTCACCAACAAGTTTTACTCTACTAGAAACTGTTTAACCATAATCGTCCATTGAGGAAATCTAAAGTTTAGGGAAAAAATCGTAGCAATCGCAGGATAATAGGGGGAATAGATTTTTGTATGTATGAAAATAATTTTTGGGGGGGTGACTGGAAGCAATTTGATGCTATACTTCCAAGATCTGTTTTTACACTGGTAGAAAAAAACATGTCTCCACCACTTTGTAGACCATCTGTTGTGGTAAATGGTCATACTTACAGCTGTTTAACAAATGTATTTGTACCCTTCACATAGAAGGGATATTTCCCTTATTTACTAGATCTATTGTTTAAAGGTTATGTACCAACTATCTAAAATTACCCGTATCCCCTTAAATTCAAGATTTTGAACTATGTATGCCTCTTTCTCAGAAAGATATTGAACTTTCAAAACAATTTTGCAAGCTATAATGATAGTGCAGCAGAACCTGTTAAGGTAGTAACAAGAAGCGTGGGAAACCAGATGAGCCAAACATTTGTTGCGGGAAGGGACAAAAGGCCCAAGAGAAGTTGTAAACCATAGGGAACCAGGAATAAGACACATCGAGAGAACATACGGGGTGAAACAACTTCATCTGAGGGCTGAGAACATTTTGATGTCGAATATGAGTAATAACAAGTACATGTATCCTAAAGTCTGTAGGCATAGTGCACTTGATTACATTATAATGTTGGCCAACATGCATAATTGTAGGCCACTTTTCCTTCCCGgcactagggctgctgaatcaagtgcacctaccgctaACAGCGCGAAACACATAAAATAAATAGGAATGCAAGGCTTTATCAGAGTTTCTAAACCAAACTGTACTGTCTTGGGCTTTATCGTTgttgttttttacagaaatgcTTGGAGATCACGATAGACTTGTTGGTAGCCACTGTTGTAGCCTTTTATTTGCGAGGCACATAGGAGCATAAATTGAAATAACTTGCCCCGATATAGATTTACTGTTTCTCAGTAAGGTAGGGCAAAGGCCTGCAAACTGCTAAACCTGATTATCGGCCAAAAGTACAATGATTAGAAGAATCCGTAGTAAAACCCGGACTCAAgaggataaactgtctaacaaaaTGAATAATTAGACATTCGAAACCACCTGTACCATGAACAAAATTGTTGGAATGACCACACAAACTGAAATTATCATTAATGGGCTACAGGCAACCATAAGTTGAAAACCACAAATCAGAATTTATATATTCCAGTTGCTACTAGGAAGAGAATATAACCATTGCGCGTTGAACACACCGACAGTGtaattgcattttggtacaccagaattacattcatttccaatgaaaTGCTGCGTTTGCTTTGCAGTGCAGGTTTGTTTGAGAATAAATGAAATACCTAGAGTGATGAGTTAGGGAGTCAGGTCTACTGAGCTCATAAAGCATGAACTTTTATTTTATCACTGAAAAATCCTTTAAAATGGCAGTGCTATTGCAAAGTAGGCTACAATTATGCATGTAGGCTAACATTAGAATGTAAAATATGAATGGCTATGTCTGCGGACTTCAGGATACATGTTTTACTGATTGCTATACCATACTGATCCATGCTTGCCGGCGATGGAGTGTCAGGAAATGTAGAAACGGAAGATCCAAGTTCAAGTGTAATTATCCATCTGGCTAGCTTTAGGCTTTCGCACTCAACATGGAAATATAATTGTTGTGATTTGAAGTTGTATTGAAGAATTTATTCATGTAACACACCGACAGTGTTATATTACGATGAGCTATAATATAATCACTAAGCCTATGCTTTGCATGCAGACTGTTAAAGAATGTGACAATGAGTAACTATGAATGTCGTCAGATCGATATAAGCATTAATTACCTAAAGATTTGGATGTATCTCTGTGCACTTCCTGCAAAAGAAAGTATGACACTAGACAACATTTTGTTTTACTTTTTATTATATAATTGAATATTAAAACATAAcgacttgcagtgaagccgctcaacattctacattacattcagtcatctaattgactcccatccagagcgacccacagAAGCAGCCtgggtcaacgccctgctcaaggTCAAAAACGGGGACCCGAACCAGTGACCTATAAgccaccggcccaagctcccaacTGCTAGGACTCcagccctccaagatcccccacAGTTCCCCCGAAGGCTGCTTCTCAGccatctgacccccccccccctgtatttacatgtgtgtgtggatTTGAATccaagtgtgtgtatatgcatgtgtacacacGTACAAAACCTGCGTGACATCAGCCTCGGGCAACCAGGCATTACATGTAACAACGTTGCCCCTCATTGTCATTCAAACATCCTTTTTTTTCCCGATAATCTTTGACCGCCATTCTATCCCCCGCCCAGCAACTctactcccacttgtctccaatttcACATCCCAACCCTcggcttccctcagcccatcccacctatttCTGCTGGTCAACCTCTTCTGATTTCTACGCGCCATAtgtctttcaactatgctgtgatgtttaacatacGATTTGAATCTAtgtaatcgaatagaatccacagattgcgcgTTGaatataaatacttttactaattgtattagtaattgactgatcAGGTCTCCAGATCTCCCAAAATGATATTTCTAGAGCCAATTTTAGATTGTTATGCTTTTTCGGCCAttcctgagaccagaaacaggctacttgaggacaataccaaaacaaatggtctattgattctgtatcctcacaaacAAAATCTGCGGTGCTGCGATGATTGTATGCGCCAAATATTCAAtgttttgttggtggcaagaattatATATAATAATTGTAACTGAAAAGCACGACGTCTCGAATCTTGTAGTTTTATGTATCAACTCGTACCATTAAAtcagtacatcaaaaatctcttcccagcaATTTTGTTgtctgtatggcacagctgtcaacatcctggtcctcaaatgaaactggtatactttcctatttatgatatttgtattcctctgccagttttgatgaatttattgaGCAGACAGACTatttccctacctcctcccgctgccacctgccgcCTCAATTTTTTGGGgaaatgctgtaatcaattggttgtaatcttggattgagcagaccttcccataTAATTCTGATAAACTCCATGAAAGACATTAcactaccattccaatttacaatgtaatttaaaaacaaaataaccttttccataaatacaggtattttatcaaccaaaacaattgagttcagccataatatttgttgtgaGAACAACTATCTTTTCAGGGGGGTGAAATTGTAACCAggtctgcaatgcttgtttgaaaaagagagatactttgaaaaGGATGGCATTTTCAATTAAtcaaaaatgagacatggcaatctgcacataAGGCCTTTTTTAAACTATGGATGAGCTTTTcatagtaatctacttgagaactatttagggttcaagtaaaacttttgtgtaagtgaagcttttagattgtggtttagtgcttttatatttaataatctcaacccacccagttCATATTtattatatagataggcacgcTTTATCTTGTCTGGTTTAGCATCTcagataaagcaaaatattttttggcTCAAATGATTTGAATTTGTTGTACACTTAACTTTTCTGGACTTAAActtatctagatcttcaatgagttattgcagggatctagcttgcggacttaatataaaacttgagtcattggCATACATGGACACTTGTTTTTAattctgattttaatagctagcattttaaatggccataacgaataaatatggtgacagcggacaccctagtttaactcctcttgacaattcaaaactttCTGAGAAGCAGCtgctatttactattttacacctagggttgcTATGCACtacttttacccattttataagagactCGCCTGAATTTtaaa
Coding sequences:
- the LOC129839572 gene encoding proteoglycan 4-like; its protein translation is MSGSLCIQCQTQATVFSKTCNSCFFNHPKEKKLLQAMKKYDYEWGHNDCAHYNNSSQILTSTKVLLYKLHTLGFVPLLLLGKRRPGTKHIDMDSFCPHPQVIKETGSIETLRNIYLGLLNVTLGTESQCQCSPVSPEPDGTPAPAEAEGAPTTVDPVGTSASTELHRIPISIQLNVIPTPTETGIPNTLINPMGTPTTINPMGTPTTINPMGTPTTINPMGTPTTINPAGTPTTINPAGTPTTINPAGTPTTINPAGTPTTINPAGTPTTINPAGTPTTINPAGTPTTINPVVFPAPTKRDGIPISLQLNLIPTPTEPGKPSTPANPVGIPTPANPVGIPTPANLVGTPTAIDPSGTPSPTMPDGIPTSISLNKITTLTEPGKHSTSTKTLGTPSPMNSVGTPAPAELDGLPTPTDPGKPSTPTKLDGIPTYICLNGIPTSICMNGTPTPIQPKIPRPIQPKIPRPIQPKIPSPIQPGKPSTQNNPVGTPTPIDETSDSSEPQDQEMQRSKRKMWRDGDLIEAEDSATTQAQKRIKTTEEWLNMDTDRPTVSRHAEVDTEVLDQLEKHKEECLNMDTDRPTVSRHAEVDTEVLDQLEKSSIVQATNKQTLWAINCFKDWLAEKQMIVDFSTIEKSEMNVLLRDFYCSVRRGKGGEYCIPSYIGIRAGVNRFINLPPLSRAWCLMKDSEFTSSNNVFIGVLKKIRREGRDKTTHPKVIKAQDLEILQNSTVLSPYTPRGLVNKVWFDIQLHFGPRGKEGNRRLTPQSFVIKHDENGAKYATMTSNEERPNHKDAEEQNWQNRCGIMFQNPGSHLCPVASLEKYLSKIPSDATAFYLHPKKMVITSDSIWYSQEPMGFNYLSSMLPRLCQEAGTLEKYTNNCLRSLREIMSVSRLIVP